The nucleotide window TGATTGCCTATCTAGCTGGGCACAGACTGCCCCAAGCAGCTACCTTAGCCCACAGCAATAATGTATTGACCTCTCACCTAGCAGCCTCTCGCTACCCTATCCTGGGGAACGTCACCGTTAGCCCTGTCACCCGTAAACTCGCCGCGCTCAAGCAAGCAGGCATTCCGGTTGCTCAAGATCCGTCAGAAGTTCCAAATTTAGTCAAGGCGGCTCTCGGCGCGACAACGTGACCATAGCGGTTCCTGCAGCCCGTCTATAGGTTCTTGGTAGCAATCCCTTTATAGAAATAGCCAATTACTTCAGGCAAGGTAGGGCAGGGAAAATGTTCCAGGGTAATTTGCTGAAAACAGGTTGCTACGAGGTCATGGATGGCACGATCAAGATGACAACCATCGGCAATTACTCGTTGCAGAGGGGTGAGACGACGCTGCCAAACTTGCACTTTGGGATTGCTGCTAAGGCCGTGCTCGACAAACAAGAACTGCCCACCCGGCCTGAGCACACGATATACTTCGGCAATAGCCTGGTGCACGTTTCGTATACTACACAACGTCCAAGTGCTCACCACACTATCAAAGCTGTTATCAGCCATGGGTAATTGTTCACCATTTAACACCCGATGGTCTACTGTGAGGGATGACTGCTGCACTCGCCGCTGGGCAATACTATGCATTCCAGGGTTAGCATCGATCGCAGTTAAACGCTGCACATGGGGCGGATAGTAGGCCAAATTTAGCCCAGTACCAAAACCGATTTCTAGCACATCACCACGCACATTAGCCAACAGGTCACGGCGATAGTTAGCTAGCTCAGAGCTAGACATCGACCAGTCCATGAGTCGAGGCAAGAGGAACTGTGTATAGAGATTCATGGTGTTTTCATCAGGCTACATAGCGCACCAATACCCCTGGCTCTCGCTGAATGGGCAGAACATCCACAGAGTCCATTTGCACACAATATTCTAGATCTTCGTGGCACTGTAGCCGGAGGAGGCGTTGACCATGACTAGCATAGTGCATTAGCTCCAGCAGACGATCCTTCCACTGAGTGTAGAGCGCGATCGCCCCTACTACTTCGTCGTTGCCAATCATTGCCTCTGGCGGCTGCCCACTTAGCGTTGCAAATGCATAGCTAATGGCTCCTGCACAGATTGTATCCTCCAACGAAAAACTGCCCTCCCAACCTGACCCCACAATCCACACGGTTTCAGGCTGGACAGCAGCCAAGTAGTTCACAACTGCGTGGCGATTAACAAGTGCCGCCGTTAACACGGTAGCGGCTTTTTGAATTCGAGTTAAGCAGCGGGTGCCATTGGTGGTGCTAATAAACAATCGTCGTCCTTTCATCAGTTCTGGTGTGCAGTCTAATGGTGAGTTACCAAGATCACAGCCCTCTACCTTAGAGCCACCCCGCTCCCCTGCCCGAACTCGCTGTTCGGGTGCCCATTGCTCACTAACAGCCATTAACTGCGCCATATCGCTAAAGACCTGTACGGCTTCAGCACCGTGAGCTAGGGCTGTGGCGATCGTTGTGGTTGCCCGCAACACATCTACTGCAATTGCACAATCAGGCCATTTACCCTCAGGCGCTAGTTCCGGCGTGTGGTAGACAAAAACTTTCATATTGCAGGATTGACCTCAGCACAAATTATTAAGACTGATTACGTTGCAACTTACTTTACCATTGTCAGTAGGCAAGCAATGCCTTGGACTTAACTATCACAGCGATAGATTAAGTTCCCGCAATGTTTACTATCGTGTGAGCCTATCAGTTTAACAGTTAGTTCGAACATAAAGGAGTTGATGTCATGGCAAGAACAGCCTCTACGATGTTGGAATTGGGTACTAAGGCTCCCGATTTTCAACTTCCTGATGTAGTGTCTGGTAGCACAGTTTCCTTAGCTACCTATGCGGATAAAAAAGCGCTATTAGTGATGTTTATTTGTTGCCACTGTCCCTACGTAAAGCATGTTCAGACTGAACTGGCCAACCTAGGGAAAGACTACGCTGACAAGGATATTGCGATCGTGGCTATTAGTGCTAACGATGTCGAGAACTATCCTGACGATTCCCCCGAGAAGATGAAAGCGATGGCTACTGAGCTAGGGTTTACCTTCCCCTTCTGCTATGACGAAAGTCAAGAAACGGCTAAGGCTTACACGGCTGCTTGCACTCCAGACTTTTTCTTGTTTAACCGCGATCGCACCTTAGTGTATCGGGGACAGTTGGATGACAGTCGTCCGGGCAATGATATTCCCGTTACGGGCAAAGACCTACGAGCAGCAATCGACAACTTACTAGCCGACCAAGCGATCGATCCCAATCAAAAGCCCAGCATTGGCTGCAACATCAAGTGGAAACCTGGCAACTCCCCTGCCTACTACAGCGCTTAGGCCCATTTAGCCTACGTTCTAGGAAAGCTCATGGTGAGGACTCAAGTCCTCACTATAAAAGCACCCAGTCCTTGCACTTAGCCCTTGACCTAGCGAGAAGAGCCGATGCGCTCACTGAGTTGGCGAATAGTCTGAGCAAAGGCAGCATCACTGGCTTTGAGTTGATTTACCTTTTCACAGCCGTAGAGTACAGTGGTGTGATCCTTACCGCCAAACTCGTCGCCGATTTTAGGCAAGCTTAGATCCGTGTGCTGTCGCATCAGATACATGCCAACTTGCCGTGCTCGGCTAATTTCTTGACGGCGAGAGTTGCCCCGCATGTCTTCGATCGTCACCCCAAATGCCTCCGCCACAATCTCCATTACTGCTCGTGGAGATGCCTCTACTTTTTCCGCAGGTGGGTTCAGCACAGGGGCAATATTTTCGACTGTCATGGGCAAGCCAGAAATCGAAATATATGCCACGGCCCGAATCAGTGCGCCCTCTAGCTCCCGAATGTTGGAGGTATAAGTGGTAGCAATATACTCAATCACATCCCTGGGTAGGCGAATATTCTCGTAGCTAGCTTTCTTTTGCAGAATAGCCATTCGAGTTTCTAAGTCTGGAGGCTGGATATCGGCAATTAGTCCCATAGAAAAGCGAGAGCAAAGGCGCTCTTGCAAGCGAGGAATTTGATTGGGGGGACGATCGGAAGCTAATACCACCTGTTTGCCTGCGGCGTGTAGAGCATTGAAGGTGTGAAAAAATTCTTCTTGGGTATATTCCTTGCCTTCAATGAACTGAATATCGTCAATAATCAACACATCCACAGCGCGATAGTATTCCCGAAAGCTTTCTCGGCAATCGTTGCGGATAGCAGTAATCAACTCATTGGTGAACTGTTCCGTAGAGACATAGGCCACCTTCGCAGTTGGTTGAATCTCTAGGCGATATTGCCCAATTGCCTGCATCAGGTGAGTCTTGCCCAGCCCAACTCCACCGCAGAGAAACAGGGGATTAAACTCCCGCCCTGGAGACTCCGCCACAGCTAGAGAAGCAGCATGGGCCATGCGGTTGTTAGCTCCTACCACGAACCGCGTAAAGGTATACTTGGGATTAAGTTCGGCCTGAGCACGGGGATGTGAGGTGACAGGCACCGGACGCTCCACAACAGGCGGCTGAAATAGGGGGGCACTAGGCTCGCTATCAACATCTTCATCCTCAGCCGTAATCATCTGGATTTGGATCGCATAACCTACTACTTCTGCGGCTGCCTCCAATATGGTT belongs to Cyanobacteriota bacterium and includes:
- a CDS encoding thioredoxin family protein; protein product: MARTASTMLELGTKAPDFQLPDVVSGSTVSLATYADKKALLVMFICCHCPYVKHVQTELANLGKDYADKDIAIVAISANDVENYPDDSPEKMKAMATELGFTFPFCYDESQETAKAYTAACTPDFFLFNRDRTLVYRGQLDDSRPGNDIPVTGKDLRAAIDNLLADQAIDPNQKPSIGCNIKWKPGNSPAYYSA
- a CDS encoding class I SAM-dependent methyltransferase, coding for MNLYTQFLLPRLMDWSMSSSELANYRRDLLANVRGDVLEIGFGTGLNLAYYPPHVQRLTAIDANPGMHSIAQRRVQQSSLTVDHRVLNGEQLPMADNSFDSVVSTWTLCSIRNVHQAIAEVYRVLRPGGQFLFVEHGLSSNPKVQVWQRRLTPLQRVIADGCHLDRAIHDLVATCFQQITLEHFPCPTLPEVIGYFYKGIATKNL
- a CDS encoding 2-phosphosulfolactate phosphatase family protein, which translates into the protein MKVFVYHTPELAPEGKWPDCAIAVDVLRATTTIATALAHGAEAVQVFSDMAQLMAVSEQWAPEQRVRAGERGGSKVEGCDLGNSPLDCTPELMKGRRLFISTTNGTRCLTRIQKAATVLTAALVNRHAVVNYLAAVQPETVWIVGSGWEGSFSLEDTICAGAISYAFATLSGQPPEAMIGNDEVVGAIALYTQWKDRLLELMHYASHGQRLLRLQCHEDLEYCVQMDSVDVLPIQREPGVLVRYVA
- the dnaA gene encoding chromosomal replication initiator protein DnaA; translation: MESAPNQLWEQIVERLRSKLSRPTLETWIRPAIPEQFRDNCLILRTSSSYVRNWVQKNYMSTILEAAAEVVGYAIQIQMITAEDEDVDSEPSAPLFQPPVVERPVPVTSHPRAQAELNPKYTFTRFVVGANNRMAHAASLAVAESPGREFNPLFLCGGVGLGKTHLMQAIGQYRLEIQPTAKVAYVSTEQFTNELITAIRNDCRESFREYYRAVDVLIIDDIQFIEGKEYTQEEFFHTFNALHAAGKQVVLASDRPPNQIPRLQERLCSRFSMGLIADIQPPDLETRMAILQKKASYENIRLPRDVIEYIATTYTSNIRELEGALIRAVAYISISGLPMTVENIAPVLNPPAEKVEASPRAVMEIVAEAFGVTIEDMRGNSRRQEISRARQVGMYLMRQHTDLSLPKIGDEFGGKDHTTVLYGCEKVNQLKASDAAFAQTIRQLSERIGSSR